In Mangrovivirga cuniculi, the following proteins share a genomic window:
- a CDS encoding M42 family metallopeptidase, translated as MDDKSFNFLNDYLNNPSPTGFETPGQQLWLDYLKPYIDDYITDVYGSAVGVINPGKDYKVVIEAHADEISWFVHYINDDGYIYVRRNGGSDHQIAPSKKVNIHTDNGIVKGVFGWPAIHIRQQDKEEPPSLKNICIDIGAESKEEVEKMGVHVGCVITYDDTFTVLNDRFYTGRALDNRIGGFMIAEVTRRLKENKAELPFTLYVVNAVQEEVGLRGAQMIAQKLKPDVAIVTDVCHDTHSPMYNKKEQGDFKCGKGPVLSYGPSVQNNLLKMVINTAKEKEIPFQRLAASRGTGTDTDSFAYSNEGVASSLISLPIKYMHTTVEMAHKDDVESVIKLMYEFLLQLKAGHDFRYIK; from the coding sequence ATGGACGATAAAAGTTTTAACTTCTTAAATGATTACCTGAATAATCCATCACCAACCGGGTTTGAAACTCCCGGGCAGCAACTTTGGCTTGATTACCTTAAGCCTTACATCGATGATTATATTACCGATGTGTATGGTTCTGCAGTTGGTGTAATCAATCCTGGGAAGGATTATAAAGTTGTAATTGAAGCACATGCTGATGAAATAAGTTGGTTTGTCCATTACATCAATGATGATGGATATATATATGTTAGAAGAAATGGTGGATCAGATCATCAAATTGCTCCTTCCAAAAAAGTAAACATTCATACTGATAATGGAATTGTAAAAGGAGTTTTTGGCTGGCCTGCCATTCACATCAGACAACAGGATAAAGAAGAACCACCTTCTTTAAAGAATATTTGTATTGATATCGGTGCAGAAAGCAAAGAAGAAGTTGAAAAAATGGGTGTTCATGTAGGATGCGTGATCACATATGATGATACCTTTACTGTATTGAATGATCGCTTTTACACCGGAAGGGCTTTGGATAACAGAATTGGCGGGTTTATGATAGCCGAGGTTACTCGAAGGTTAAAAGAGAACAAAGCAGAGTTACCTTTTACTCTTTATGTTGTTAACGCTGTCCAGGAAGAAGTGGGATTAAGGGGAGCTCAGATGATTGCTCAAAAGCTAAAACCAGATGTGGCCATCGTAACGGATGTATGTCATGACACTCATTCTCCAATGTATAATAAGAAGGAGCAAGGAGATTTTAAATGTGGAAAAGGACCAGTATTATCCTACGGGCCTTCAGTTCAGAACAATCTTTTGAAAATGGTTATTAATACTGCAAAAGAAAAAGAAATACCATTCCAAAGACTAGCTGCGAGTAGAGGAACCGGAACTGATACCGATTCTTTTGCTTATAGTAACGAGGGTGTTGCATCTTCTTTAATATCCCTTCCAATAAAATATATGCATACAACAGTGGAAATGGCTCATAAAGATGATGTTGAAAGCGTAATAAAACTTATGTATGAGTTTTTATTACAACTCAAGGCTGGTCATGACTTCAGATACATCAAATAA
- a CDS encoding bifunctional 3-deoxy-7-phosphoheptulonate synthase/chorismate mutase type II, producing the protein MDIKPIETWGSKTNKPFIISGPCSAETEDQLLDTCKQIKQLGINVMRAGVWKPRTRPNSFEGIGTEALQWIESVKKELNVEFAIEVANPQHVEEALKHNIDILWIGARSTVNPFTVQDIADSLKGVDIPVLIKNPINPDLALWQGAIERVAGAGIERIGAIHRGFSSFQQSKFRNEPMWQLPIELKRLMPQIPLIGDPSHIAGERDLIYDLSQKMLDLNYDGLMIETHRDPNQAWSDAKQQVSPQQLKDIIQILNTRIPNTDDESFTNKLEDLRGRIDQSDRELLEAIANRIRLVEKIGDYKKENNVAVFQVKRWDEVYKSREKWGESLGLNSDFVKELVKLLHTESIKTQTRIMNKKEDNHDS; encoded by the coding sequence ATGGATATAAAGCCAATTGAGACGTGGGGAAGTAAAACCAATAAACCTTTTATCATTTCAGGGCCTTGTAGCGCTGAAACTGAAGATCAACTGCTGGATACTTGTAAGCAAATCAAACAGCTTGGAATAAACGTCATGCGTGCAGGTGTCTGGAAACCCCGGACAAGACCAAATTCCTTTGAAGGTATTGGTACGGAAGCTCTGCAGTGGATTGAATCTGTTAAAAAAGAATTAAATGTAGAGTTCGCTATCGAGGTAGCTAATCCCCAGCATGTCGAAGAGGCTTTAAAACACAATATAGATATTCTTTGGATCGGCGCAAGGTCAACAGTCAATCCATTTACTGTTCAGGATATTGCTGATTCATTAAAAGGTGTAGACATTCCGGTCCTGATTAAAAATCCGATTAATCCTGACCTTGCCTTATGGCAGGGTGCCATAGAAAGAGTCGCAGGTGCTGGTATTGAGAGAATAGGTGCTATACATCGTGGTTTCAGCAGTTTTCAACAGTCAAAATTCAGAAATGAACCCATGTGGCAATTACCGATAGAATTAAAAAGATTAATGCCACAAATACCACTGATTGGGGATCCAAGTCATATAGCAGGAGAAAGAGATCTCATTTACGATCTGTCTCAGAAAATGCTTGACCTGAATTACGATGGATTGATGATCGAAACTCATCGCGACCCGAATCAAGCCTGGAGTGATGCCAAACAACAGGTTTCTCCTCAACAATTGAAGGACATAATTCAGATATTAAATACCAGAATCCCGAATACTGACGATGAATCTTTTACTAATAAGCTTGAAGATTTAAGAGGAAGAATAGATCAATCTGACAGAGAACTACTTGAAGCAATAGCAAACAGAATCAGACTTGTAGAAAAAATAGGTGATTATAAAAAAGAAAATAATGTAGCTGTTTTCCAGGTCAAAAGATGGGATGAAGTTTATAAATCACGTGAAAAATGGGGTGAATCTCTGGGATTAAATTCAGATTTTGTAAAAGAATTAGTTAAACTGCTTCATACTGAGTCAATAAAAACTCAAACTCGTATTATGAACAAAAAGGAGGACAACCATGATTCCTGA
- a CDS encoding 3-phosphoshikimate 1-carboxyvinyltransferase, giving the protein MKGLRQKSFQGDRVITAIMKSLGVQSEFSDDGVKLLKCDHDDVIHIDFSDCPDLAQTVAVACAAKGVRCHLTGLESLRIKETDRIQALQNELGKLGAKMEEHKGEWLLTPSPEIPKEVHIETYDDHRMAMAFAPLATRLKLNIADGDVVAKSYPNFWEHMQKAGFEIKQG; this is encoded by the coding sequence TTGAAGGGTCTTCGACAAAAAAGCTTCCAGGGAGACAGAGTCATTACAGCTATAATGAAAAGTCTTGGAGTTCAATCAGAATTCTCTGATGATGGAGTAAAACTTTTAAAATGTGATCATGATGATGTTATCCATATTGACTTTTCTGACTGCCCTGATCTGGCCCAAACGGTCGCTGTTGCTTGTGCTGCAAAGGGAGTAAGATGCCACTTAACAGGACTTGAGAGTCTGAGAATCAAAGAAACTGACCGTATTCAGGCTTTACAAAATGAATTAGGGAAGTTAGGGGCAAAAATGGAAGAACACAAAGGCGAATGGTTATTAACTCCAAGTCCTGAGATACCTAAAGAAGTACATATCGAAACATACGACGATCATAGAATGGCTATGGCATTTGCTCCTCTTGCTACCAGGTTAAAACTGAATATTGCTGACGGAGATGTTGTTGCTAAATCATACCCTAATTTCTGGGAACATATGCAAAAAGCAGGATTTGAAATAAAGCAAGGTTGA
- a CDS encoding ABC transporter substrate-binding protein — MTSDTSNKKVIIDMVNRKVELTNFPVRIISLVPSQTELLSDLDLDKRVIGITKFCVHPENWLKEKEIIGGTKKLRIDKIRQLKPDLIIANKEENVKEEVLTLAQDFPVYISDISNLQDVNRMISDIGILTGREQKADEIINEIKRKSSDLQSFPTKSCLYFIWKNPWMIAGNDTFINEMLDAAGYKNLCSFPRYPELTDEMKSLTPDEILLSSEPYPFKEKDFSEVKNIFPDSEIKIVDGEYFSWYGSRLREAFNYIKNLRARS, encoded by the coding sequence ATGACTTCAGATACATCAAATAAAAAAGTAATTATTGATATGGTGAACAGGAAAGTTGAATTAACCAACTTTCCTGTTCGTATTATATCTTTGGTACCTTCTCAAACAGAGCTATTGAGTGATCTGGATCTTGATAAGCGAGTTATAGGAATTACCAAATTTTGTGTTCATCCTGAGAATTGGTTGAAAGAAAAAGAAATCATCGGGGGTACCAAAAAACTCAGGATAGATAAAATAAGACAACTCAAACCAGACCTGATCATTGCCAATAAGGAAGAAAATGTAAAAGAGGAAGTTTTAACTCTTGCTCAGGACTTTCCGGTTTATATCAGCGATATCTCAAATTTGCAGGACGTAAATCGCATGATTAGCGATATTGGTATTTTGACTGGCAGAGAACAAAAGGCTGATGAAATTATTAATGAAATAAAAAGAAAGTCGTCCGACCTACAAAGTTTCCCTACTAAAAGCTGTCTTTATTTTATATGGAAGAATCCATGGATGATAGCGGGTAATGATACATTTATAAATGAAATGCTGGATGCTGCCGGGTATAAAAATTTATGTTCTTTTCCAAGATATCCGGAATTAACAGATGAAATGAAATCCTTAACACCAGATGAAATCCTGTTGAGTAGCGAACCATATCCTTTTAAGGAGAAAGATTTTTCTGAAGTAAAGAATATATTCCCGGACTCAGAAATTAAAATAGTCGATGGTGAATACTTCTCGTGGTATGGAAGCAGATTGAGAGAAGCTTTTAATTATATCAAAAATTTAAGAGCAAGGTCGTAA
- a CDS encoding ATP-binding cassette domain-containing protein, with translation MAQFSFKNISKVYYGENKPALKNVSLDLEEGEVVGVIGPSGSGKSTLIKLIGGFIVSDGGECFYENQKLPLWKIC, from the coding sequence TTGGCTCAATTTTCATTTAAGAACATATCTAAAGTATACTATGGTGAAAATAAGCCAGCTTTAAAAAATGTCAGCTTAGACCTGGAGGAGGGAGAAGTGGTTGGGGTAATTGGGCCTAGTGGTTCCGGTAAGTCAACTTTAATTAAGCTTATAGGTGGTTTTATTGTCTCTGATGGAGGAGAGTGTTTCTATGAAAACCAAAAGCTACCCCTGTGGAAGATCTGTTGA
- a CDS encoding YtxH domain-containing protein has protein sequence MKTSITGKFFTLVAGAAIGTTIGFLIAPGKGDETRRSLLYKAKILKANINALAGVKEVDSRNYAESNDPSDNQLLGV, from the coding sequence ATGAAAACATCAATTACCGGAAAATTTTTTACCCTCGTAGCCGGAGCTGCAATTGGTACAACAATTGGTTTTTTAATTGCTCCGGGTAAAGGAGATGAAACCAGAAGATCATTACTTTACAAAGCAAAAATTTTAAAAGCTAATATTAATGCTCTTGCTGGTGTCAAAGAAGTTGATTCCAGAAATTATGCTGAATCAAATGATCCTTCAGATAATCAACTTTTAGGAGTTTGA
- a CDS encoding ATP-binding cassette domain-containing protein: MEDLLIPGFEGVKYLRQDFKLDPNDTVGRRLKFALRHYDEDFAEERYNELIGLTQLKGFENKLCKLLSGGQRQRLALAVSIAEFPELLLMDEPFSQLDRGNKLRLINALKDYLEENNISSVIVTHHPEELFGLADRIIVLREGEIIQEGSSNEIYTNPEHKITAELFGPVNWFSNGSKKNNGWRWEDTFLHSKSSDGLKKATIKDFSFAGKTFLYTLEMNKNIIHAYSEKKFSVEDVVWVDFDKNKELNVSN, encoded by the coding sequence GTGGAAGATCTGTTGATCCCTGGATTTGAGGGCGTCAAATACCTTCGGCAGGATTTCAAGCTCGACCCAAATGACACTGTTGGCAGAAGATTAAAATTTGCATTGCGTCATTATGATGAGGACTTTGCAGAAGAGAGATATAACGAACTTATCGGATTAACCCAATTAAAAGGCTTCGAAAACAAATTATGTAAACTACTAAGCGGAGGCCAAAGACAGAGGCTTGCACTAGCTGTATCCATTGCAGAATTTCCGGAATTATTATTAATGGATGAGCCTTTTAGTCAGCTTGACAGGGGAAATAAACTCAGACTGATAAATGCTCTAAAAGATTATCTGGAAGAAAATAATATATCTTCAGTAATAGTAACCCATCATCCGGAGGAGCTTTTTGGTCTCGCAGACAGAATAATCGTGCTTCGGGAAGGTGAGATAATTCAGGAAGGAAGTTCAAATGAGATATATACGAATCCTGAACATAAAATCACTGCTGAATTGTTTGGCCCGGTGAATTGGTTTTCTAATGGATCAAAAAAGAATAATGGTTGGAGATGGGAAGATACCTTTTTACATTCTAAAAGTAGCGATGGGTTAAAAAAAGCTACTATAAAAGACTTCTCATTTGCCGGTAAAACATTTTTATACACTTTAGAGATGAATAAAAATATTATTCATGCTTACAGTGAAAAGAAGTTTTCTGTTGAAGATGTTGTATGGGTAGATTTTGATAAAAATAAGGAATTGAATGTCAGCAATTAG
- the lysS gene encoding lysine--tRNA ligase: MQLSEQETVRRQKREALIKSGINPYPSELFEVNVTAKDIHENYEKNKTDYKNISIAGRLMSRRIMGSASFAELQDSTGRIQLYFRRDDICPGDDNSLYNDVFKKMTDIGDIIGIKGYVFTTQTGELTIHVTDFKLLTKSLKPLPIVKETEDESGNKKVYDAFSDPETRYRQRYVDLIVNPEVRDAFVKRTQMVNSIRTFLSDKGYLEVETPILQPLYGGAAARPFKTHHNTLDMTLYLRIANELYLKRLIVGGYDGVFEFAKDFRNEGMSRFHNPEFTQVELYVAYKDYNWMMNLVEEMVEKAAIDMHGTTAVKVGKNTIDFQRPWKRYTMFESIEEFTGIDISEMEEDQLRETAKSLSIDTDESMGKGKLIDEIFGEKVEPYLIQPTFITDYPIEMSPLAKKHSEKEGLVERFEAICNGKEICNAFSELNDPIDQRERFEAQLELGKRGDDEAMVLDEDFLRALEYGMPPTAGLGIGIDRLAMIMTNSDSIQDVLFFPQMKPEKKPEVATEKDYIEIGVREELIPILQNLGFTTLDKIKEANPNKLFNDVCGTRKKLKLKDVKNPSKEEVESWINAVS; the protein is encoded by the coding sequence ATGCAGTTAAGTGAGCAGGAAACCGTACGCAGGCAAAAGCGCGAAGCTTTGATTAAAAGTGGAATAAATCCTTATCCATCAGAACTATTTGAAGTGAATGTTACCGCGAAAGACATTCACGAGAACTATGAAAAGAATAAGACTGATTATAAGAATATTTCTATTGCCGGACGATTGATGTCTCGTAGAATTATGGGGTCAGCCTCATTTGCTGAACTGCAGGATTCAACCGGTAGAATTCAATTATACTTCAGAAGAGATGATATCTGTCCAGGTGATGATAACTCACTATACAATGATGTCTTCAAGAAGATGACGGACATTGGTGATATAATTGGAATCAAAGGTTATGTGTTTACAACTCAAACAGGTGAGTTAACTATTCATGTCACAGACTTTAAGTTGTTAACAAAAAGCTTAAAACCTCTTCCAATAGTAAAAGAAACTGAAGATGAGTCAGGAAATAAAAAAGTGTATGATGCTTTTTCTGATCCTGAGACAAGATACAGGCAACGTTATGTTGACCTCATAGTAAATCCTGAAGTTCGTGATGCTTTTGTTAAAAGAACACAGATGGTAAATAGTATCAGAACTTTTCTTTCTGATAAGGGATATCTTGAGGTTGAGACTCCCATTCTTCAACCTTTATACGGAGGAGCAGCAGCAAGGCCATTCAAGACGCATCACAATACGCTTGATATGACTCTCTATTTGCGAATAGCCAATGAGTTATACTTAAAAAGATTAATTGTTGGTGGATACGATGGTGTATTTGAATTCGCTAAAGATTTCCGTAATGAAGGAATGTCTCGTTTCCATAATCCTGAGTTTACACAAGTAGAACTTTATGTAGCTTATAAAGATTACAACTGGATGATGAATCTAGTTGAGGAAATGGTAGAAAAAGCAGCCATCGATATGCATGGTACCACTGCTGTTAAAGTTGGAAAAAACACAATTGACTTCCAGCGTCCATGGAAACGATATACAATGTTTGAATCGATAGAAGAGTTTACAGGCATTGATATATCGGAAATGGAAGAAGATCAGCTTCGTGAAACAGCCAAAAGTCTAAGTATTGATACAGATGAATCAATGGGTAAAGGCAAGTTGATCGATGAGATCTTTGGTGAAAAAGTTGAGCCTTATTTAATTCAGCCGACATTTATTACAGACTATCCTATTGAAATGTCTCCTTTAGCTAAGAAGCATTCAGAAAAAGAAGGATTAGTTGAACGATTTGAGGCAATTTGTAATGGTAAGGAGATATGTAATGCATTCTCTGAGTTAAATGACCCTATCGATCAAAGAGAGCGTTTTGAAGCACAATTAGAACTTGGTAAGCGTGGTGATGATGAGGCAATGGTGCTCGATGAGGATTTTCTGAGAGCCCTTGAGTATGGAATGCCTCCAACTGCCGGTTTAGGAATTGGAATAGACAGGCTTGCAATGATCATGACCAATTCAGATTCTATTCAGGATGTATTGTTCTTCCCTCAGATGAAGCCTGAGAAGAAACCTGAAGTAGCAACAGAAAAAGATTATATTGAAATAGGAGTAAGGGAAGAATTAATTCCAATCCTGCAGAATCTTGGCTTCACAACACTTGATAAAATAAAAGAAGCTAATCCAAACAAATTGTTTAATGATGTTTGTGGGACACGGAAAAAGTTAAAACTTAAAGATGTGAAGAACCCTTCGAAGGAAGAAGTGGAAAGCTGGATTAATGCAGTAAGTTAA
- a CDS encoding 3-phosphoshikimate 1-carboxyvinyltransferase — protein sequence MPSLKIEKNQLLPAVEITPVASKSESNRALIIEALANAEDTISNLSAARDTQTMKRLLNSEESTLDVIDAGTTMRFLTAYMAINEKEVTLTGTERMCQRPIGILVDALRSIGCDINYINEEGYPPLQIKPFKGQSKNEISIKGDISSQYISALLMIAPVLPEGLTINIIGKLGSRPYVEMTLGLMEHYGVKADWIENTIKIPHGKYQPNNYEIESDWSGASYWFSVVALAKESSIF from the coding sequence ATGCCAAGCCTTAAAATAGAAAAGAATCAACTTTTGCCAGCTGTAGAAATCACACCGGTGGCTAGTAAAAGTGAAAGTAACAGGGCATTGATAATTGAGGCACTTGCCAATGCAGAGGATACAATAAGCAACCTCTCGGCGGCAAGAGATACACAAACGATGAAGAGGCTTCTTAATTCGGAAGAATCAACCCTTGATGTAATTGATGCAGGTACTACCATGAGATTTCTCACTGCATATATGGCCATTAATGAAAAGGAAGTAACTCTTACAGGTACTGAAAGAATGTGCCAGAGACCTATTGGTATATTGGTTGACGCTTTAAGGTCTATCGGTTGTGATATAAACTATATTAATGAAGAAGGATATCCTCCTTTACAGATCAAACCGTTCAAAGGTCAATCGAAAAATGAGATATCTATTAAAGGTGACATCAGTTCGCAATATATTTCGGCATTATTGATGATCGCTCCGGTTTTACCTGAAGGACTTACAATCAATATAATTGGAAAACTTGGTAGCAGGCCATATGTTGAAATGACTTTAGGACTTATGGAACATTATGGCGTTAAAGCTGATTGGATAGAAAATACAATAAAAATTCCTCACGGAAAATATCAGCCTAATAACTATGAAATTGAAAGTGACTGGTCTGGGGCAAGTTATTGGTTTAGTGTAGTTGCTCTAGCAAAAGAGTCATCGATTTTTTGA
- the aroB gene encoding 3-dehydroquinate synthase yields the protein MIPDYIKIESSLNESLNSFIKEKEVSKVFILVDENTEKHCLPEIEIEFDAKLIKIESGESNKTLNTSCLIWNELTKENADRKSLLINLGGGVIGDMGGFCASTFKRGIYFINIPTTLLSQVDASIGGKLGVDYDGLKNHIGLFRNPDQVLINNDFLSSLPERQLLSGYAEVVKHALISDSAWWEKIKKVDPLNVEDWSDITLNAIRIKGEVVSNDPTEKGLRKILNFGHTIGHAIESWFLENYGDTACLHGEAIAAGMIIEADLSTKFTGLSKNDFSDISNYILKTFKPLHIPEKAINEIVNKCVHDKKNKGNTIYFVLLNNIGKSTFDKVVSLKEVRIAVENYMQLISKFSDQTPKS from the coding sequence ATGATTCCTGATTATATTAAAATTGAATCTTCCTTAAATGAGTCTTTAAATTCATTCATCAAGGAAAAGGAAGTCAGCAAAGTTTTTATACTAGTCGATGAAAATACAGAAAAACATTGTCTTCCGGAGATTGAAATTGAATTCGATGCTAAATTAATAAAAATTGAATCCGGAGAATCTAATAAAACACTCAATACTAGCTGTTTGATCTGGAATGAACTGACTAAAGAAAATGCAGACCGAAAGTCTCTTTTGATAAACCTAGGTGGTGGTGTGATTGGCGACATGGGTGGTTTTTGTGCTTCTACTTTTAAGAGAGGGATTTATTTCATAAACATACCCACTACTCTTTTATCCCAGGTTGATGCTTCAATTGGAGGGAAACTAGGTGTAGATTATGACGGTCTGAAAAATCATATCGGATTATTTCGCAACCCGGATCAGGTGTTGATAAATAATGATTTTCTCAGCAGTTTACCAGAAAGGCAATTACTATCTGGTTATGCCGAGGTGGTAAAACATGCGTTAATCTCCGATTCTGCCTGGTGGGAGAAAATTAAAAAAGTTGATCCGTTAAATGTAGAGGACTGGTCTGATATCACCTTGAATGCTATAAGAATCAAAGGTGAAGTAGTATCTAATGATCCGACAGAAAAAGGATTGAGAAAAATATTGAATTTCGGGCATACTATAGGACACGCTATTGAAAGCTGGTTTCTAGAAAATTATGGAGATACCGCCTGCCTGCATGGAGAAGCTATAGCTGCAGGTATGATTATAGAAGCTGATCTTAGTACTAAATTCACGGGATTATCTAAAAATGATTTTAGCGATATAAGCAACTATATACTAAAAACATTCAAGCCTTTGCATATTCCTGAAAAGGCAATAAACGAAATAGTAAACAAGTGCGTTCACGATAAAAAAAATAAGGGCAATACGATCTACTTTGTGCTTTTAAATAATATTGGTAAAAGCACATTCGATAAAGTTGTTAGCTTAAAAGAAGTAAGAATTGCGGTTGAAAATTATATGCAGTTGATTTCAAAATTTTCAGATCAAACTCCTAAAAGTTGA
- a CDS encoding proline dehydrogenase family protein, with the protein MNELSFENTAVAFSHKDNAELKKSYLIFKAMNYPWLVKVGTFFMKSAIKLHFPVKPFIKWNVFQQFCGGESIKDCEETINLLKGRGVGTILDYSVEGEKSEKGFEATTKEILKTIDRSAGSEEIPFSVFKVTGIGSFDLLAKIQAGEKLSAKEEKAYEKLKERFHRICKYAYDNNVRILVDAEETWIQDVIDELTYKMMALFNKDSAIVYNTYQMYCHASLKNLKDAYHDATMHQYWLGAKLVRGAYMEKERERAEEKGYLDPIQPSKETTDQDFNKALKFCTDNKQRIAVICGSHNAYSNALLTELMDKHSVKHDDERFYFAQLYGMSDHISFNLAERGFNVVKYVPYGPVQSVMPYLVRRAEENTSIAGQSSREYMLVSAEMKRRNNQ; encoded by the coding sequence ATGAACGAACTTTCATTCGAAAATACCGCAGTAGCTTTTAGTCACAAAGACAATGCTGAATTAAAGAAGTCTTACCTTATTTTTAAGGCTATGAATTACCCCTGGTTGGTAAAAGTAGGTACTTTTTTTATGAAATCCGCAATTAAATTACATTTTCCTGTTAAGCCTTTCATTAAATGGAATGTTTTTCAACAATTTTGTGGTGGAGAGTCAATTAAGGATTGTGAAGAAACTATTAATTTGCTTAAAGGCAGAGGCGTTGGAACAATATTAGATTATTCTGTGGAAGGAGAAAAATCTGAAAAAGGTTTTGAGGCTACTACTAAAGAAATATTAAAAACCATTGACCGTTCGGCAGGCTCTGAAGAAATCCCTTTTTCTGTTTTTAAGGTTACAGGTATTGGTTCATTTGATCTTCTAGCTAAAATTCAGGCCGGTGAAAAGCTATCAGCTAAAGAAGAGAAAGCATACGAAAAATTAAAAGAACGTTTTCACAGGATTTGTAAGTACGCTTACGATAACAATGTTAGAATTCTTGTGGATGCAGAGGAAACCTGGATTCAGGATGTGATTGACGAACTCACCTATAAAATGATGGCATTGTTCAATAAAGATAGTGCGATTGTTTATAATACATACCAGATGTATTGCCATGCTTCTCTAAAAAACCTCAAAGATGCTTATCATGATGCGACCATGCATCAATATTGGTTAGGAGCTAAATTGGTTCGAGGAGCCTATATGGAGAAAGAAAGAGAAAGAGCAGAGGAAAAAGGATACCTTGATCCCATTCAACCTTCAAAGGAAACTACTGATCAGGATTTTAATAAAGCACTTAAATTTTGTACTGATAATAAGCAGCGTATAGCTGTTATCTGTGGCTCTCACAATGCATACAGTAATGCGTTGCTAACCGAATTAATGGATAAACATAGCGTAAAGCATGATGATGAAAGATTTTATTTTGCTCAATTGTATGGAATGAGCGACCATATCTCTTTTAACCTTGCAGAGCGAGGATTTAATGTAGTTAAATATGTTCCTTATGGGCCTGTACAATCAGTAATGCCCTACCTTGTTAGAAGAGCAGAAGAAAATACTTCAATTGCGGGGCAGTCAAGCAGGGAGTATATGCTGGTAAGTGCTGAAATGAAAAGAAGAAATAATCAGTAA